A single region of the Salvia miltiorrhiza cultivar Shanhuang (shh) chromosome 8, IMPLAD_Smil_shh, whole genome shotgun sequence genome encodes:
- the LOC130998411 gene encoding uncharacterized protein LOC130998411 encodes MHEAKHGFLGMLGSLDCMHWTWKNYPVAWHGAYTRRDHGKPTIILETVVSQDPWIWHAFFRVAGSNNNINVLNQLTLFNDVISGNEAAMHFVANNSHHTRGYYLTDGIYPEWPVFVKNFTFSSDSKKQRFKVMQEAARKDVERAFDVLQAR; translated from the coding sequence ATGCACGAGGCGAAACATGGGTTCCTTGGAATGTTGGGGAGCCTAGACTGCATGCACTGGACTTGGAAGAATTATCCGGTGGCTTGGCATGGTGCTTACACTCGAAGGGATCACGGCAAGCCCACAATTATACTTGAGACCGTTGTTTCCCAAGATCCGTGGATCTGGCACGCCTTCTTCAGAGTCGCTGGCTCAAACAACAACATCAATGTTCTCAACCAGTTGACGTTGTTCAACGACGTCATTTCGGGCAATGAAGCAGCAATGCACTTCGTCGCCAACAACTCCCACCACACTAGAGGCTACTACTTAACGGATGGCATCTACCCGGAGTGGCCGGTATTCGTGAAAAACTTCACTTTTTCAAGTGACTCGAAGAAGCAGAGGTTTAAAGTGATGCAAGAAGCTGCAAGAAAAGATGTGGAACGAGCTTTTGATGTTCTTCAAGCTCGTTGA